ttttactgagtcaATTTGATGTATGGAAATAACATTGAAAAAAAACAACTATGATATTTTGTTTACCGGACGGATGCGTTACATTTCAATAAGTATTTAAATGAGACGTTTAAATAAGAGACCTAGTTTCATGCTAGTGACGTCACGTTGGGAGGCTGAACGGAAAGGGAAGAAAACGCCACCACAGAGCACAGGTGATAGACCGAGCCGTCGGTGGCAGCCTTTCGTGATGGGAAACATGGGAAAACTGCAAGAATTTGACATCACTTttaaggacaataaagttgtTTATAGTCCTGGAGATGCCGTTTCAGGCACGCTGAAAATTACAACCGCCCAGGCTCTACTATTTAAAGGTAATGTTCTTTCAGCTGTCGTGAAACCTTCGTCTCCTCGGACTGACAAGAAAGTCGAGTTCCACTGAAACGAACGCAATGGTGTGATTTGTGACGCGCATTTTATTTACAGTAAAAACTTAGGATGTTGAAGTGATTACTATGCTGTCACTCGAACAGACACTTTCTAAAGATGTGTTGGGGGGGAACAAGGTGATCAATCTCATTTATAGGTGCTGTCAGAAAGGACAAATTTGACCGTCCTTTTTTTAATACTCACCATATCTTAAGGTAAAACAACAACACTAACAAAAAACAATATTTGTTTGCCCATTAACATTTGAACCCAAGGATGAAATGGCAAGGCAAGCTTAGAAGTGGCAATCATAAACTCAAGTTGTTTTATTCCAGAAATGTAGTAGGATAGAACATTGAATTGTTCAATGGAACTGGAACTGTGTTCCTTATGTCAAGGATCTCAAATGGGTGGTGGTCACCCTCATCCCGATCACTTGTTGctagaacaaaaacacaaattCACTCATCTTttcaacaacattgtaatctGGGTGATCAAACATGTTTTGAAACCGTGCGTGGAGTTAGAAAATACATTTGTTGGtttctatttttttaaatgttctctgAACTTTAGCCAACATGGAAACTAAATTGCCCTCTTGACACACTGAAGGTGTTTTGTGTCATGGTTTGTTTACATTGCAGGTCAGAAAAAACAGGTTGGGCAGCTTTTGTCATTGCATTTCGATACTGGGCACAGTGTCACTAGCTGCACTGTTGTTGATAACTGATGTCTTATGAACTTGATAACCTTCCCAAATTACTACAGTATTGGCTATCTGACCCATGAGTTGTGAGGACTTCaaattacactgaacaacaaTTTCAGAGATTTTACTCAGAGTTCGTGTAAGGAAATCTTGGGCCCAAATCTAtggctttcacatgactggaaatacagatatacatctgttggtcacatatacctggggcgtggatcagaaaacaagtcagtatctggtgtaactaccatttgcctcatgcagcgtgacacatcttgCTCGTATAGAGTTGATCAAGGCTGTtgcttgtggcctgtggaatgttgtcccactcgtcttcaatgactgtgtgaagtttctggatattgacgggaactggaacacactgatGTACATGTTGTTAGGCTGGTTGAGTTGTGATTGTTAgactggttggacgtactgccaaattctttaaaatgacggaggtggcttatggtagagaaatgaacattcaattctctggcaacagctctggtggacattcctgcagatagcatgccaattgcacactcccttaactcgagacatctgtggaattgtgtgtgtgtaaccaaactgcacattttagagtgggcttttgtagtccccagcacaaagtgtgtaatggtcatgctctGTTTAATAAgcctcttgatatgccacacctgtcaggtggatggaatatccTGGCAAAGCATAAATCCTCAATAACTGGGatctaaacaaatttgtgcacaacatttgagagcaataagctttttgtgcgtatggaaaatttcgGGGATCTTTAGTTTCAAAAACAtggagaccaacactttacaagttgcgttttatatttttgttcagtgtagtttttcACAAGAGCTGGTACTCCCTACAGAGCAGATTGTTAGTCTGTAATAGTGGACCCACTCTCATGTTCTTAAAAAGTAATAATGGGAAGTTAGAATTAAAATTGTGTGATGTAAGCAGAGTATTTAACTGAATATCAATCAGAGTACTGCACTTCATACTTCTACAGGGTTTGTTTATAGATTTGTTTTTACTTGGCCATCATCCTCCAGGATTGTCTGTCTTACTGGGCTCAAACCAGAATTATGATTGATTGAGCTATTCATTAATTTGGGTCATAAATATGCACACTGCTGGCTAAGAGCTGTTGCCAATCCCCGCTGGGACTACCATTTAGTACCCTTTAATTTCTGTGCTCACGGGCTTGTGACTTCAGTGTGTTTTGCAGCCAGGCATGTGACTCACTGAGGAAAGCAAACCGATCAAGTGTGCTGCATTACATCACACCAGGAAAACTACAAgtcactgccaaaataaaggaaacacttgagtaaatgagggttacaaagtatattgaaagcaatGTGCTTCCGCAGGTGGTGTTCCAGAGTTAATTAAGCGATTAACAtctcatgcttagggtcatgtccAGTTGCCcatttattttggctaccattttctttataacattttttttttaacctttatttaaccatggctagaagaagagattaCTTTttaaagaggggtctcaaaggatcAAAGGGGGTTttaaaggatgtgtgtgtgtctgtcaccagATATGCCAAGGCTCATTCAAGCTGTTCTGGTGGCCTAATGCCCTATTAAGACGCTTTCatttggtgtttcctttattttggcagttacatgtatgTTTGTCTTTCTTTTACTGGTCTTTGTATTTGGAATCCTCAGTATTAGAGTTTGCTTTTTTAGTTctgttgtgtgtatatatctctctgtgaCGTGTTAAAGTAGGTGTCCACAATAGCTGCtttgtttgcaaaaaaaaaagaacaatcAATCATAATGTCAACTATCCTAAAAGGGCTTTCAAGAATACATTGCCATGCTCTGCTTCTGTTTGGATCTCCATTTTGTTATGAAGTCTGAGGACCTCAAGTTCTCTTATGTTACTGTGTTGTACTATGTATTATCCCTGAAGATATCAAGGTGAATTGCCAAGGCTTCTGTGGTGTCACCAGCAAGATCGACGACACAGCCTGGACAGTGGAAGAGCAGTACTTCAGCAGCACTCTCTCTGTGGCAGATAAAGGTACTGTCAACGGGGACTTTACCTGCTTCTTTCTCACCTTTTTGGAGCTTCAAACATTAAATTAATTTAAACATACACCTTCCAGTAAATCATTGTTTTGTAATGGATATTTCCTTCATCACCTATGTATGTCAGAAGGAAACGGTAAACAAACATTTAATCCATATTCTCAGAGGTTCCCCTTCTACCCTGAAATGTGATTCCTCGAAGATGAACAATTGTTAATGGACAGAATGTTTTCCAGCCAGCTGATCTGATGTTTATCTTTTTTTCTGGTGTCCCAGGAACCCTGAAACAGGGAGATCACAGTTTTCCATTCAAGTTTCTCATTCCAGGTAAGGCCACTGAGTGATGGAGCTTTGTAGGCCTGTTGCACCACATTCCTTTAAACATATGGGGTTTTCCTCATTTTATAATTAGACATGTCGAGGCATGTAAGTTTACTGTAGTTCTGACATAGCTCATTCACAATAAGCAGAAGTAATGTGAGCAATAAATTACAGTACCGCTTCCTGTGGCTCTACATCAATGGTTATGAGGATTACCATAGGGACCATTGTCATGTGTTTTCAATGGAAATGGGGCTACAAATGAGCACACCGGAGAGTAATTGTAAGGTAGTTTACTCGTGCCCATGATCCGTTATTGAGGTATACTTTATCAAGGGGTTATAAGTAATTTAAAAATGATTCCTGATTAGCTTATAGTTAAACTCTGTAATAAACTTTTATGACACATTTTTTGAGATTTTATCCTCGTGCCCATTAGCCTCCTCTTCTCCATTTGTTCACTAGTGTGGTATGGACTGAGAGCATAGATGCCCTGAGGTGTGCAAAGCCACCTGTTGTCATACTATCTCCTGTACATGGTGGTCGTTTATGCTAACAATCTGTCATGGCCTACTTGTCTTTTTGTTTCAAACCTTTACATGCTAAGGAAATGAGTGCGATAGATCACTCTTAAAACAGTATCACATGTTCTCCCTTATCTATGCTATAGCTCTCTATGCTATAGATAACATCACAACCCCTCCGCCCTTTACTCATCGATAAGGTCTatcagacagaccgacagacagactgCCTTTCCAGCTGAGAAGGGATTCCCTTTCACTCTGATATAGCGGTCTTTCTTAACAACGTAcatgacacacaccacacacacccacaccaaccTATCCGGTCGTAATCAACTGTCCGTTGTGATTTAAAATCTGTCACCTGAAACCTGCACACCTTCAAGATGTTTAATTGTAAAACAATTGCAATAGATAGAAGCCATTTGAAAGTCTGTTGCCTGTATTCTTGCCTCTGTGAAAATATATATGTGATAAATACCTTTACTCCTTCCCTCCTATATAGCCTCTATTCCCACATCCTTTGAAGGGAACTATGGAAAAATTATGTACAGAGTGAGGGCTTTCATCGACACTTCTCGCTTCTCTAAGGACTATAAGACTGAGAAGCCTTTCTACCTGCTGAGTCTCCTCAACCTCAACGAAGTGCCTGACATCCATGTGAGTTCTTCCCTAGCAGATTTGATACATTTTCACTTAATCAGAAATATCCAAGTCTTAGCAACAGGACATTAGGGAATCAATCCTTAACCTAATATTTCCCACCTGTTTCCAGGGACCTAGTTCATCTTCCGTTACTAAGACGTTCACCTACCTGCTGGGGGTGAAGACCGGAACGGTGGTGCTGAAGGCCCAGAGTGACATGAAGGGCTACACCCCTGGTCAGGTCATCAAACTGACCACAGAGATCGACAACCGGTCTGGGAAAACCACGGGGACTGTGGTGGCCCGTCTCATTCAGGTACTGAGAATACAGCGCTTGAAATAAAGCAAAGCTATGGATTTACAACAGAAGAGTGTTGTACAACCAAGTGTGATTTATTCAATGGTGTTATAAAGCTGCAATGTGGTCATTATTGTCTCATCATTTTGTACCATATTTTTGTGTGCTCATCTCCAATAGAAAGTGACTTACCAGACGaagaagcctaccattgacttgAGGACTTTAGTGCAGGTGGAAGGTACTGGGGTGAAGGCTGACAAACAAGCTGAGTGGAAGGAGCAGATTATTGTACCTCCTCTGCGCCAGTCATCTATGGCTGACTGTGGCCTAATAAACATGGAATACTTTATTCAAGTAAGCAACGTTTCTCTTTTCACAATACCGTTTCCTCTACAGCCAAACCCTTTGGTCCTCAGTTTAGCACGCATGTTTTGATGAAACCTTCTCCCCTTTACTCCCTGGTACATTAGATCTCTCTGAAATCTCCTGTGGTGTCATTTTTGTTGCCCATCCACATTGGAAACATCTCAGTGGACACCACGTCAGCACAGCTCTCCAGACCACCTCCCCAAACCCCTGATCCTCTTTACTCCTCTGCCAAGCCTGCCAAGCTAGAACACAGCAGCCGCTCTGAGCCATCCTCCCATAACCAAGGACATCCTACTACTGCCCCTCGCTCTGCCCGCCGCCCAGCCCCAAAACCTGTTCCCAGGATGAGAGTCTCTACTTCTTCCCCCAGTGCCCCTCCAGCTGAGATGGACTATCTGGCCAACTCCATGCCCACCCTCTACCCACTACTACCGCCAGAGTACAGCACCTCCACACTCCCACATGGTCAGTCTTTGACCCCTATTGAATAACCTGTAGTGACTGGCAGTGCTAATGCTATTTAGTTTTTACTTAGTTATCTTATTACACATTTTGATATTAAGTATTTGGGTTAAGTGTTTCTGGTGTTGTATTGTCATCTCACTGTATCAGTTGTGGCTGGCTTAAATCTTGGCTAATATTCAATATGAATATAAGAGTCTAATTGCCATTCTGTAGACATTTATTCCTTTGCTTCGTAAGCGTTTGCCATGCCCATGACTCATGTTGTTTCTGATGAAAGTATGTAGTTGGGTgggtattgtgtagtaatgtctctttctgtctgattACTGATATCCGCTGTCCTCTCTGTTACAGAAGCTCCTCCCAGCTACGTTGAGAGCTGTATCAGCAACACATAAACATCATGAaacaggagagactgactgctgGCAACTGTACACTGAACATTACAATCAACCTCCCTACTAGAGGATCATGATGCCAGGCAGCCCTCAAGTTAATTAGTATTGGTTAAGCAGCACCTTTTTACTGATTGTTTTCACACAATTTTAGCACTTTCAGGACagtaatatgtttgttttttttatagcTGGAGCCAAGTTTTTAAAGTTAAGTCTGTGTCATATAGGA
This window of the Oncorhynchus tshawytscha isolate Ot180627B linkage group LG12, Otsh_v2.0, whole genome shotgun sequence genome carries:
- the LOC112263092 gene encoding arrestin domain-containing protein 1 codes for the protein MGNMGKLQEFDITFKDNKVVYSPGDAVSGTLKITTAQALLFKDIKVNCQGFCGVTSKIDDTAWTVEEQYFSSTLSVADKGTLKQGDHSFPFKFLIPASIPTSFEGNYGKIMYRVRAFIDTSRFSKDYKTEKPFYLLSLLNLNEVPDIHGPSSSSVTKTFTYLLGVKTGTVVLKAQSDMKGYTPGQVIKLTTEIDNRSGKTTGTVVARLIQKVTYQTKKPTIDLRTLVQVEGTGVKADKQAEWKEQIIVPPLRQSSMADCGLINMEYFIQISLKSPVVSFLLPIHIGNISVDTTSAQLSRPPPQTPDPLYSSAKPAKLEHSSRSEPSSHNQGHPTTAPRSARRPAPKPVPRMRVSTSSPSAPPAEMDYLANSMPTLYPLLPPEYSTSTLPHEAPPSYVESCISNT